A genomic region of Cannabis sativa cultivar Pink pepper isolate KNU-18-1 chromosome 1, ASM2916894v1, whole genome shotgun sequence contains the following coding sequences:
- the LOC115704165 gene encoding uncharacterized protein LOC115704165 encodes MNEKQQIQHIFSKKNNNDRNSYYVRLTVSVDSIRFLLRQGLAFRGHDESQNSTNQGNFLELLTFLADHNEEIRVVALKSAPKNLKLTSPKIQKDIVNAAIKEQIVVMFRYVDKKEYVIERFIGIEHVPNTTALQLALMGVAKKHDLIVNIVGASSKRRDIFREKQAAKVIEALKSGQLSSAKGLNQDNGIKRPCETHWGSHFRTLVSFTIMFSSIIDVLEEIANDSLNSDQKYEASIMLQDVQTYDFVFSLHLVKNILGIINELSQVLQRGDQDIVNAMDLVRVCKKQLQMMRDNGWNSLMEEVSDFCVEMNIDVLNMDNMYCAQGKSRQKTPKLTNFHFFRIDYFNTVIDLQLQELNSRFNEANTELLLCLECLSSNNSFSAFNKGKL; translated from the exons ATGAATGAAAAACAACAAATTCAACATATATTTTCgaagaagaataacaatgaTCGAAATAGCTACTATGTTCGATTAACTGTATCGGTTGACAGTATTCGATTTCTTCTACGACAAGGTCTTGCATTTCGTGGTCATGATGAGTCCCAAAATTCTACTAATCAAGGTAACTTTCTTGAACTTTTAACTTTTTTAGCTGATCATAATGAAGAAATTAGAGTTGTTGCTTTGAAGAGTGCTCCTAAAAATCTTAAATTGACTTCACCAAAGATTCAAAAGGATATTGTAAATGCAG CTATAAAAGAGCAAATAGTCGTAATGTTTCGTTATGTGGACAAGAAAGAATATGTAATTGAACGATTCATTGGGATTGAACATGTTCCAAATACTACAGCT TTACAGTTAGCGCTCATGGGTGTGGCCAAAAAGCATGATTTGatag TGAATATTGTTGGAGCATCATCTAAGCGTCGCGACATTTTTCGAGAAAAACAAGCTGCCAAAGTCATTGAAGCATTAAAAAGTGGACAACTTTCAAGTGCAAAAGGCCTAAATCAAGATAATGGGATTAAACGTCCATGTGAGACACATTGGGGATCACATTTTCGTACTTTGGTAAGCTTTACTATCATGTTTTCATCTATTATTGATGTGCTTGAGGAGATTGCAAATGATAGTTTGAATAGTGACCAAAAGTATGAAGCATCTATTATGTTACAAGATGTGCAAACATATGATTTTGTATTTAGCTTGCATTTGGTGAAGAATATACTTGGAATTATAAATGAGTTGTCACAAGTCTTACAAAGAGGTGATCAAGATATTGTAAATGCCATGGATTTAGTTAGAGTATGCAAGAAACAATTACAAATGATGAGAGATAATGGATGGAATTCTCTAATGGAAGAAGTGTCTGATTTCTGTGTTGAGATGAACATTGATGTTCTCAATATGGATAATATGTATTGTGCTCAAGGAAAATCACGACAAAAGACTCCAAAGCTTACAAATTTTCACTTCTTTCGTATTGATTATTTCAATACTGTGATAGATTTACAACTACAAGAGTTGAATAGTCGTTTCAATGAGGCTAACACTGAGTTATTGCTTTGTTTGGAATGTTTGTCTTCCAATAATTCATTTTCTGCTTTTAACAAGGGAAAGTTATaa